In Roseisolibacter agri, a genomic segment contains:
- a CDS encoding thioredoxin family protein, with protein sequence MSASIALPSVTDATFAAEVAPGTGHVAVEFTAAWCAPCRIMAPVVEAVAHDYAPRLRVLQLDADANPATLARLGVRGLPTMLVFRDGEIVERVVGAVPAAALRQRLDRVLAG encoded by the coding sequence ATGTCCGCTTCCATCGCGCTGCCGTCCGTCACCGATGCCACCTTCGCCGCCGAGGTGGCGCCGGGCACCGGGCACGTCGCCGTCGAGTTCACCGCCGCGTGGTGTGCGCCGTGCCGCATCATGGCGCCCGTCGTCGAGGCGGTGGCGCACGACTACGCGCCGCGCCTGCGCGTGCTGCAGCTGGACGCGGACGCGAATCCCGCGACGCTCGCGCGGCTCGGCGTCCGCGGGCTGCCGACGATGCTCGTCTTCCGCGACGGCGAGATCGTCGAGCGCGTGGTGGGCGCCGTGCCCGCGGCGGCGCTGCGCCAGCGACTCGACCGCGTGCTCGCGGGCTGA
- a CDS encoding HEAT repeat domain-containing protein, whose amino-acid sequence MIRLLGALATAAAATLSVHAPWLGDDVEDPRDRASTVAAAQDVRALLTAARGAPPVLCALAARSVGNYGWNDRAGAPVTPLGDALSARDEDMTRLSDADVEQLLTGLADADGCVRELSARLLGAQRGERVVAPLVQRLGAGDAALRAAAAFSLGLAHPRTAVDPLVRTLRDATTDVRANAAWALGRIEDGRSLAPLVAMVRDPQPVVREAAVVAIGHLDSTSAATTLIGVLRRDEAASVRRVAAWALGQLEATDAGAALAEALEKDADARVREMSAWALGEIETRTASAALMRALRDDESDAVREMAAWALGETEDRTATIALGTAAAGDRSARVRGTAAWALGQLDGRAAPAGLLRALRDSSEDVRLKAAWALGQIGDAAAVPVLREALERETGGTRTRSAIVRALMKSGERSEQTMTALLASKDPQVREAAVRGLAGRDAFGPWPWPQPRPRPFP is encoded by the coding sequence ATGATCCGCCTGCTCGGAGCGCTCGCCACCGCGGCCGCCGCCACGCTGTCCGTCCACGCGCCCTGGCTCGGCGACGACGTCGAGGATCCACGCGACCGCGCGTCCACGGTCGCGGCCGCGCAGGACGTGCGCGCGCTCCTCACCGCGGCGCGCGGCGCGCCGCCCGTGCTCTGCGCGCTCGCCGCGCGCTCGGTCGGCAACTACGGCTGGAACGACCGCGCGGGCGCGCCGGTGACGCCGCTCGGCGACGCGCTCTCCGCGCGCGACGAGGACATGACGCGCCTCTCCGACGCCGACGTCGAGCAGCTGCTGACGGGGCTCGCCGACGCCGACGGGTGCGTGCGCGAGCTGTCGGCGCGGCTCCTCGGCGCGCAGCGCGGCGAGCGCGTGGTCGCGCCGCTCGTGCAGCGGCTCGGCGCCGGCGACGCGGCGCTGCGCGCGGCGGCGGCGTTCAGCCTCGGGCTCGCGCATCCGCGCACGGCGGTCGATCCGCTCGTGCGCACGCTGCGCGACGCCACCACCGACGTCCGCGCCAACGCCGCGTGGGCGCTCGGCCGCATCGAGGACGGGCGCAGCCTCGCGCCGCTGGTGGCGATGGTGCGCGATCCGCAGCCCGTGGTGCGCGAGGCCGCGGTGGTCGCCATCGGCCACCTCGACTCGACGAGCGCCGCGACCACGCTGATCGGCGTGCTCCGGCGCGACGAGGCCGCGTCGGTGCGGCGCGTGGCGGCGTGGGCGCTCGGCCAGCTGGAGGCGACCGACGCCGGCGCCGCGCTGGCGGAGGCGCTCGAGAAGGATGCGGACGCGCGCGTGCGCGAGATGTCCGCGTGGGCGCTCGGCGAGATCGAGACGCGAACCGCCTCCGCGGCGCTGATGCGCGCGCTGCGCGACGACGAGTCCGACGCCGTGCGCGAGATGGCCGCCTGGGCGCTCGGCGAGACGGAGGACCGTACGGCGACGATCGCGCTCGGCACCGCGGCGGCGGGCGACCGCAGCGCGCGCGTGCGCGGCACGGCGGCGTGGGCGCTCGGCCAGCTCGACGGCCGCGCGGCGCCGGCCGGGCTCCTGCGCGCGCTGCGCGACAGCAGCGAGGACGTGCGCCTCAAGGCCGCGTGGGCGCTCGGCCAGATCGGCGACGCGGCCGCGGTGCCGGTGCTGCGCGAGGCCCTGGAGCGCGAGACGGGCGGCACGCGCACGCGCAGCGCGATCGTGCGCGCGCTCATGAAGTCCGGCGAGCGGTCCGAGCAGACGATGACCGCGCTGCTCGCCTCGAAGGACCCGCAGGTGCGCGAGGCCGCGGTGCGCGGGCTCGCGGGGCGCGACGCGTTCGGCCCGTGGCCGTGGCCGCAGCCGCGCCCGCGGCCGTTCCCCTGA
- a CDS encoding HEAT repeat domain-containing protein, translated as MLPASLVLLLAKATLVLLAAWGVTRLLQRAPAGTRHVVWLVTLAGLLLVPALATWAPLRLAVLPAEPAPVVAPTVAPIVAPPVASAPTAASSSRTEAPAVAAPALPAESDVATSTPLLRRLLGLAPSLLALWAAVALVIGASLAKAWLAVRRIIRRAEPLDGHDWLDPMWEIADRLGLDDAPRLLRSADAKMPFACGILQPTIVLPAESDGWSLDRRRAVLLHELAHVRRRDLAGHTLARLTCALWWFHPLVWTAARRLRAESERACDDLALSCGARAADYAEHLLDIVTSVRGDATPITALAMARRTEFEGRMLDILDPERPRTAPSRRQTASLVAVLALITVTVSAAAPAPRAATAAPTATPASVVVDDDPEVRDETSASQVDVRTETRVEKRTSVERQRQRTIATVESTDAPNPAPNPAPNPAPNPAPEPVVESAPSVALRMLMGRDAQPPRAEAKDERATLLAKVLRTDTSASLRRVAAWGLSEYADESVAAAALAEALRRDASVAVREMAAWSLSDSDDDVARAALVAALRDANARVRATAAWSLGDAGDASSVEALVGALADTSAAVRARAIWAIGNIEPRTAPRQLVALLGDRDARVRQLTAWALYEIEDPATAPALQAALRAETEKELQLGYIRALATLGEKSVEALRGLLESNDQNVRTIAVRALAGGHAAGLWPWPWPDPRPHP; from the coding sequence ATGCTCCCCGCTTCCCTCGTCCTGCTGCTCGCGAAGGCGACGCTCGTGCTCCTCGCCGCGTGGGGCGTGACGCGCCTGCTGCAGCGCGCGCCCGCCGGCACGCGCCACGTCGTCTGGCTGGTGACGCTCGCCGGGCTGCTGCTGGTGCCCGCGCTCGCGACGTGGGCGCCGCTGCGCCTCGCGGTGCTGCCCGCGGAGCCCGCGCCCGTCGTGGCGCCCACCGTCGCGCCGATCGTCGCGCCGCCCGTGGCGAGCGCGCCGACCGCGGCATCCAGCTCGCGAACCGAAGCGCCCGCGGTCGCCGCGCCCGCGCTCCCCGCCGAGAGCGACGTCGCCACCTCGACGCCGCTCCTGCGCCGCCTGCTCGGCCTCGCGCCGTCGCTGCTCGCGCTGTGGGCCGCGGTCGCGCTGGTGATCGGCGCGTCGCTGGCGAAGGCGTGGCTCGCGGTGCGCCGCATCATCCGCCGCGCGGAGCCGCTCGACGGGCACGACTGGCTCGACCCGATGTGGGAGATCGCCGACCGCCTGGGCCTCGACGACGCGCCGCGGCTCCTCCGCAGCGCCGACGCGAAGATGCCGTTCGCGTGCGGCATCCTGCAGCCGACGATCGTGCTGCCGGCCGAGAGCGACGGCTGGTCGCTGGACCGTCGCCGCGCGGTGCTGCTCCACGAGCTGGCGCACGTGCGCCGGCGCGATCTCGCGGGCCACACGCTGGCACGGCTGACGTGCGCGCTGTGGTGGTTCCATCCGCTCGTGTGGACCGCGGCCAGGCGCCTGCGCGCCGAGAGCGAGCGCGCGTGCGACGACCTCGCGCTGTCGTGCGGCGCGCGCGCCGCGGACTACGCCGAGCACCTGCTGGACATCGTCACCTCGGTGCGCGGCGACGCGACGCCGATCACCGCGCTCGCCATGGCGCGCCGCACCGAGTTCGAGGGCCGCATGCTCGACATCCTGGATCCCGAGCGCCCGCGCACGGCGCCCAGCCGCCGCCAGACCGCGTCGCTCGTCGCGGTGCTCGCGCTCATCACGGTGACCGTCAGCGCCGCCGCGCCCGCGCCGCGCGCGGCGACCGCCGCGCCGACCGCGACGCCTGCTTCGGTCGTCGTCGACGACGATCCCGAGGTGCGCGACGAGACGTCGGCGTCGCAGGTCGACGTTCGCACCGAGACCCGCGTCGAGAAGCGCACCAGCGTCGAGCGGCAGCGGCAGCGCACGATCGCCACGGTCGAGTCGACCGACGCGCCGAATCCCGCGCCGAATCCCGCGCCGAATCCCGCGCCGAATCCAGCGCCGGAGCCGGTCGTCGAGAGCGCGCCGAGCGTGGCGCTGCGCATGCTGATGGGCCGCGACGCCCAGCCGCCGCGCGCCGAGGCGAAGGACGAGCGCGCGACCCTGCTGGCGAAGGTGCTGCGCACGGACACGAGCGCGTCGCTGCGGCGCGTGGCCGCGTGGGGCCTGTCGGAGTACGCGGACGAGTCGGTGGCGGCGGCCGCGCTGGCCGAGGCGCTGCGGCGCGACGCGAGCGTCGCGGTGCGCGAGATGGCCGCCTGGTCGCTCTCCGATTCGGACGACGACGTCGCGCGCGCCGCGCTGGTGGCCGCGCTGCGCGACGCGAACGCGCGCGTGCGCGCCACCGCCGCGTGGTCGCTCGGCGACGCGGGCGACGCCTCGTCCGTCGAGGCGCTGGTGGGCGCGCTGGCCGACACGAGCGCCGCCGTGCGCGCGCGCGCCATCTGGGCGATCGGCAACATCGAGCCGCGCACCGCGCCGCGGCAGCTCGTCGCGCTGCTGGGCGACCGCGACGCGCGCGTGCGGCAGCTGACGGCGTGGGCGCTGTACGAGATCGAGGACCCGGCGACGGCCCCGGCGCTGCAGGCCGCGCTGCGCGCCGAGACCGAGAAGGAGCTGCAGCTCGGCTACATCCGCGCGCTCGCCACGCTCGGCGAGAAGTCCGTCGAGGCGCTGCGCGGGCTGCTGGAGTCGAACGACCAGAACGTCCGCACGATCGCGGTGCGCGCGCTCGCGGGCGGGCACGCCGCCGGTCTGTGGCCGTGGCCGTGGCCCGATCCGCGCCCGCATCCGTGA
- a CDS encoding BlaI/MecI/CopY family transcriptional regulator, producing MTSQPETLDLSRRERQVMDILHRRGEATVAEIMTDLPDPPTYSAVRSVVRILGEKGLIRHRDDGPRYVYFPATPAESAQERALAHVVSTHFAGSPEQAITALLRMSDVDLSDADIARMRDSIRRARDDGR from the coding sequence GTGACCAGCCAGCCCGAGACCCTCGACCTGTCGCGACGCGAGCGCCAGGTGATGGACATCCTCCACCGCCGCGGCGAGGCCACGGTGGCCGAGATCATGACCGACCTCCCCGATCCGCCCACCTACTCGGCGGTGCGCTCGGTCGTGCGCATCCTCGGCGAGAAGGGGCTGATCCGGCATCGCGACGACGGCCCGCGCTACGTCTACTTCCCCGCCACGCCGGCCGAGTCGGCGCAGGAGCGGGCGCTGGCGCACGTCGTCAGCACGCACTTCGCCGGCTCGCCCGAGCAGGCCATCACCGCGCTGCTCCGGATGTCGGACGTGGACCTCAGCGACGCCGACATCGCGCGGATGCGCGACAGCATCCGGCGCGCGCGCGACGACGGGAGGTAG
- a CDS encoding peptidylprolyl isomerase, giving the protein MRPIAALLALSLTAGALPAQAPTLDALIRAEDARGATAADPATLRAGIGAGDATLRRMAVRGLGRWERPDLLDDVAGALDDTDATVRRAAADAVGQAVQRGEGAARARAILLAKLGREPDASVRGQIAENAGRVRIDSADVAATAEALAAQLPLRGAVRGLFFLARQRAARGLVPAAVAARLQQVATTAALPTDVRATAAAARIAAGGATPDELAALRRDASGDVRALAATAAMITDPAPIVRYRAVALAACPALVTATRDPNAHVALAATDALAKCTDDAAAVAVLEASSSPRALVSLAAVAPARARTKLARVAASRDPFARVHAARAARRLADTTTLRRLARDADANVASEAIDGLSALTGHLDDATYVAALRTDAAQQLMSAAKALAGAPTATPALVEALDRMTARRRETERDARMALVEALGAGVPARYARDWDPEIARKAAALTGVRADPAPLPEPPVPTVAQLRGVRGATIEMADGGRVELRLFPMDAPTNTWRFVRLARAGWFDGLTFHRIAPFFVVQGGSPRANEYVGDGPFTRDEVGLENRRGTVGVSTRGRDTGDGQLYFNTVDNVRLDHDYTVFAEVVRGMEVVDRMQEGARIRRVTIH; this is encoded by the coding sequence ATGCGCCCCATCGCGGCACTGCTCGCCCTCAGCCTCACCGCCGGCGCCCTGCCCGCGCAGGCCCCGACGCTGGACGCCCTGATCCGGGCCGAGGACGCGCGCGGCGCCACCGCCGCCGACCCGGCGACGCTGCGGGCGGGGATCGGCGCGGGCGACGCCACGCTGCGCCGCATGGCCGTGCGCGGCCTCGGGCGCTGGGAGCGGCCCGACCTGCTGGACGACGTCGCGGGCGCGCTGGACGACACCGATGCCACGGTGCGGCGCGCGGCGGCGGACGCGGTGGGGCAGGCGGTGCAGCGCGGCGAGGGCGCGGCGCGGGCGCGTGCGATCCTGCTCGCGAAGCTGGGCCGCGAGCCCGACGCGTCCGTGCGCGGGCAGATCGCGGAGAACGCGGGCCGCGTGCGCATCGACAGCGCGGACGTGGCGGCGACGGCGGAGGCGCTCGCGGCGCAGCTGCCGCTGCGCGGCGCGGTGCGCGGGCTGTTCTTCCTCGCGCGGCAGCGCGCCGCGCGCGGGCTCGTGCCGGCGGCCGTGGCGGCGCGGCTGCAGCAGGTCGCGACGACCGCCGCGCTGCCGACCGACGTGCGCGCCACCGCAGCCGCCGCGCGCATCGCCGCCGGCGGCGCGACGCCCGACGAGCTGGCGGCGCTGCGCCGCGACGCGAGCGGCGACGTGCGCGCGCTGGCCGCGACGGCCGCGATGATCACCGACCCCGCACCCATCGTGCGCTACCGCGCAGTGGCGCTGGCGGCGTGCCCCGCGCTCGTGACGGCCACGCGCGACCCGAACGCGCACGTGGCGCTGGCGGCGACGGACGCGCTGGCGAAGTGCACCGACGACGCGGCGGCCGTCGCGGTGCTGGAAGCGTCTTCGTCGCCGCGCGCGCTCGTGTCGCTGGCCGCCGTCGCGCCGGCGCGTGCGCGGACGAAGCTCGCGCGCGTGGCCGCCAGCCGCGATCCGTTCGCGCGCGTGCATGCCGCGCGCGCGGCGCGCCGCCTGGCCGACACGACGACGCTGCGGCGGCTGGCGCGCGACGCGGACGCGAACGTCGCGAGCGAAGCCATCGATGGGCTCTCGGCGCTCACGGGCCACCTGGACGATGCGACGTACGTCGCCGCGCTGCGCACCGACGCGGCGCAGCAGCTGATGTCGGCGGCGAAGGCGCTGGCCGGCGCGCCGACCGCGACGCCCGCGCTGGTCGAGGCGCTCGACCGCATGACCGCGCGCCGCCGCGAGACCGAGCGCGATGCGCGCATGGCGCTGGTGGAGGCGCTCGGCGCCGGCGTGCCGGCGCGCTACGCGCGCGACTGGGACCCGGAGATCGCGCGGAAGGCGGCGGCGCTCACCGGCGTGCGCGCCGATCCCGCGCCGCTGCCCGAGCCGCCCGTGCCGACCGTGGCGCAGCTGCGTGGCGTGCGTGGCGCGACCATCGAGATGGCCGACGGCGGCCGCGTCGAGCTGCGGCTCTTCCCGATGGACGCGCCGACGAACACGTGGCGCTTCGTGCGGCTGGCGCGCGCGGGCTGGTTCGACGGGCTGACGTTCCACCGCATCGCGCCCTTCTTCGTCGTGCAGGGCGGCAGCCCGCGCGCCAACGAGTACGTCGGCGACGGTCCGTTCACGCGCGACGAGGTGGGGCTGGAGAACCGCCGCGGCACGGTGGGCGTCTCGACGCGCGGGCGCGACACGGGCGACGGGCAGCTCTACTTCAACACCGTCGACAACGTCCGCCTGGACCACGACTATACCGTGTTCGCCGAGGTGGTGCGCGGGATGGAGGTCGTCGACCGCATGCAGGAAGGCGCGCGCATCCGGCGCGTCACCATCCACTAG
- a CDS encoding lipoate--protein ligase, with product MLFVDNRGITDAQVNLALEEHVFRNRPADEDVLLFYVNARAIIIGRNQNTIEEIDADVVAAREVQVVRRVSGGGAVYHDLGNLNFSFMTPEVHGRFSRYDHFTRPVIAALQKIGVPAELGGRNDILAGGRKISGNAQFATPTRMFSHGTLLLDSDLDAVTAALRPKPGKVESKGVKSIRSRVANISEFLAAPLDVGALQDLILDEIFGTHDRARIPTLALTDDDWAAVHALVESKYGAWTWNYGENPPSNVQRARRFPVGEIDVRLDVRDNRIESARIFGDFMGRLDVADLEALLRGVRYERDAIARALEGVAVADYVGEVAQEDVLDLLAP from the coding sequence ATGCTCTTCGTCGACAACCGCGGCATCACCGACGCACAGGTCAACCTCGCGCTCGAGGAGCACGTCTTCCGCAACCGGCCCGCCGACGAGGACGTGCTGCTGTTCTACGTGAACGCGCGCGCGATCATCATCGGCCGCAACCAGAACACCATCGAGGAGATCGACGCCGACGTCGTGGCCGCGCGCGAGGTGCAGGTGGTGCGCCGCGTGTCGGGCGGCGGCGCGGTCTACCACGACCTGGGGAACCTGAACTTCAGCTTCATGACGCCCGAGGTGCACGGGCGCTTCAGCCGCTACGACCACTTCACGCGGCCCGTGATCGCCGCGCTGCAGAAGATCGGCGTCCCCGCGGAGCTGGGCGGCCGCAACGACATCCTCGCCGGCGGCCGCAAGATCTCGGGCAACGCGCAGTTCGCGACGCCCACGCGCATGTTCAGCCACGGCACGCTGCTGCTCGATTCGGATCTCGACGCGGTGACCGCCGCGCTGCGCCCCAAGCCGGGCAAGGTCGAGAGCAAGGGCGTGAAGAGCATTCGCAGCCGCGTCGCCAACATCTCGGAGTTCCTCGCGGCGCCGCTGGACGTCGGCGCGCTGCAGGACCTGATCCTCGACGAGATCTTCGGCACGCACGACCGCGCGCGCATTCCCACGCTCGCGCTCACCGACGACGACTGGGCCGCGGTGCACGCGCTGGTCGAGTCGAAGTACGGCGCGTGGACGTGGAACTACGGCGAGAACCCGCCGAGCAACGTGCAGCGCGCGCGCCGCTTCCCGGTGGGGGAGATCGACGTGCGGCTCGACGTGCGCGACAATCGCATCGAGTCCGCGCGCATCTTCGGCGACTTCATGGGCCGCCTGGACGTCGCCGACCTCGAGGCGCTGCTGCGCGGCGTGCGCTACGAGCGCGACGCGATCGCGCGTGCCCTCGAAGGCGTGGCGGTGGCGGACTACGTGGGGGAGGTGGCGCAGGAGGACGTGCTGGATCTGCTGGCGCCGTAA
- a CDS encoding PadR family transcriptional regulator, whose amino-acid sequence MADALPLVKGTLDVLVLKALSWTPMHGFEITAWLEGRSGGALGVQDSALYQALHRLEARGLAAAEWGVTANNQRARYYRLTDAGRAHLAAETAQWVRYAATVTDILTAAPRPA is encoded by the coding sequence GTGGCCGACGCCCTCCCCCTCGTGAAGGGGACCCTCGACGTGCTCGTCCTCAAGGCGCTGTCGTGGACCCCCATGCACGGCTTCGAGATCACCGCCTGGCTCGAAGGCCGGTCCGGCGGCGCGCTCGGCGTGCAGGACTCCGCCCTCTACCAGGCGCTGCACCGCCTCGAGGCGCGCGGGCTCGCCGCCGCCGAGTGGGGCGTGACCGCCAACAACCAGCGCGCGCGCTACTACCGGCTCACCGACGCCGGCCGCGCGCACCTCGCCGCGGAGACCGCGCAATGGGTGCGCTACGCGGCCACCGTCACCGACATCCTGACCGCCGCGCCGCGGCCGGCCTGA
- a CDS encoding ABC transporter permease, which produces MSHSEIRPGIRRLFRLAVLRRDLAHDDADAEIRLHLQLRAEQLTREGMSPEAARAEAERRFGSLDEARERLHASAARREDRLRFRETLGSIAQDLRLALRGLRRAPGFTAVAVVCIALGVGANAAAYSVFEELLLQPLPVHAPEQLVNLSAPGPKPGNDQCNQSGACEDVFSFPTFRALQQATQSGLSGVAAHRLFLASVAVDGRAAQGDGVFVSGSYFSVLGLTPALGRLLGPADDVAPGAHAVAVVSHDYWTSQLGGDPTVIGKRLLVNGKPLTLVGVAPRGFQGTTLGLRPWVFVPILQAAELDPFFGPSSDFASRTRYWAYLFGRLRPGTSIAQAQAALTTVYRPLLRDLELPLHAEMSATTKARFLAREVAVTDGRHGQSTLRGSTRTPLVFLFAITGLVVLIACANIANLLLVRGAGRAAEMAVRMSLGAGRRRLVLQLLAESLVLAVVGGLVSIVVAYGMLRVIGSFIPAASVGFGAMLSLELRPSVLVFAGVVSLATGLLFGLFPALHGTRSELVTAIRSGAGQIPGGHRAASRFRSTLVTAQIAISVALLGCAGLFVRSLQNVGRVDLGMETRRVVQFALLPQLSGYDARRAHAALARAEDEVAAVPGVVGVAASGTPLLTGSNNGGNVRVEGFARGPDTDVNTRLNSVGPGFFRTMGIPLVAGREFGAGDRIGAPKVAVVNEAFARKFNLGRDAVGKRLARDDGTPEGTYDVEIVGLVRDAHYSGVKDAPPPILYTPQRQDSTVTAAMFYVRVAGAPSQVLRGIPAAVARVDRNLPVALLKPMDQQARENVFLDRMVGALSAGFAALATLLAAVGLFGVLAYTVAQRAREFGVRMALGADARRVRALVLGQMGRMVLVGSVVGVAGALAAGRAAGSLLFGLEGQDPTAVAAAVLVLGVVAFAAGWVPARRAARVSPAGALRGE; this is translated from the coding sequence ATGTCACACTCCGAGATCCGGCCCGGCATCCGGCGCCTGTTCCGCCTCGCGGTCCTCCGCCGCGACCTCGCGCACGACGACGCCGACGCGGAGATCCGCCTCCACCTGCAGCTGCGCGCCGAGCAGCTGACGCGCGAGGGGATGTCGCCCGAGGCCGCGCGCGCGGAGGCCGAGCGGCGCTTCGGCTCCCTCGACGAGGCGCGCGAGCGCCTGCACGCCTCGGCCGCGCGTCGCGAGGATCGCCTCCGCTTCCGCGAGACGCTCGGCAGCATCGCGCAGGACCTGCGGCTCGCGCTGCGCGGGCTGCGACGCGCGCCCGGCTTCACCGCGGTCGCCGTCGTCTGCATCGCGCTCGGCGTCGGCGCCAACGCGGCCGCGTACTCCGTGTTCGAGGAGCTGCTCCTGCAGCCGCTCCCGGTGCATGCGCCCGAGCAGCTCGTGAACCTGTCGGCGCCCGGGCCGAAGCCCGGCAACGACCAGTGCAACCAGTCCGGCGCGTGCGAGGACGTCTTCAGCTTCCCGACGTTCCGCGCGCTGCAGCAGGCGACGCAGAGCGGGCTGTCCGGCGTCGCCGCGCACCGCCTCTTCCTCGCCAGCGTCGCCGTGGACGGCCGCGCCGCGCAGGGCGACGGCGTGTTCGTCTCGGGCTCGTACTTCTCCGTGCTCGGCCTCACGCCGGCGCTCGGGCGGCTGCTCGGCCCCGCGGACGACGTCGCGCCGGGCGCGCACGCGGTCGCCGTCGTCAGCCATGACTACTGGACATCGCAGCTCGGCGGCGATCCGACGGTGATCGGCAAGCGCCTGCTCGTGAACGGGAAGCCGCTGACCCTCGTCGGCGTGGCCCCGCGCGGCTTCCAGGGCACCACGCTCGGCCTGCGCCCGTGGGTGTTCGTGCCGATCCTGCAGGCCGCGGAGCTCGATCCGTTCTTCGGCCCCAGCAGCGACTTCGCGAGCCGCACGCGCTACTGGGCGTACCTGTTCGGCCGCCTGCGTCCGGGGACGTCGATCGCGCAGGCGCAGGCGGCGCTCACCACCGTCTACCGTCCGCTGCTGCGCGACCTCGAGCTGCCGCTGCACGCGGAGATGAGCGCCACGACGAAGGCGCGCTTCCTCGCGCGCGAGGTCGCCGTGACCGACGGCCGCCACGGACAGAGCACGCTGCGCGGCTCGACGCGCACGCCGCTCGTGTTCCTGTTCGCGATCACGGGGCTCGTCGTGCTGATCGCGTGCGCCAACATCGCCAACCTGCTGCTGGTGCGCGGCGCCGGCCGCGCCGCCGAGATGGCCGTGCGCATGTCGCTCGGCGCGGGACGCCGGCGGCTGGTGCTGCAGCTGCTGGCCGAGTCGCTGGTGCTGGCGGTGGTGGGCGGGCTCGTGAGCATCGTGGTCGCGTACGGGATGCTGCGCGTGATCGGCTCGTTCATCCCTGCAGCGTCGGTGGGCTTCGGGGCGATGCTGTCGCTCGAGCTGCGGCCGTCGGTGCTGGTGTTCGCGGGCGTCGTGTCGCTGGCGACGGGGCTGCTGTTCGGGCTCTTCCCGGCGCTGCACGGCACGCGCTCGGAGCTGGTGACGGCGATCCGCAGCGGCGCGGGGCAGATCCCGGGCGGGCACCGCGCGGCGTCGCGCTTCCGCAGCACGCTGGTGACGGCGCAGATCGCGATATCGGTCGCGCTGCTGGGATGCGCGGGGCTCTTCGTGCGCAGCCTGCAGAACGTCGGCCGCGTGGACCTGGGGATGGAGACGCGGCGCGTGGTGCAGTTCGCGCTGCTGCCGCAGCTCAGCGGCTACGATGCGCGGCGCGCGCACGCGGCGCTGGCGCGCGCGGAGGACGAGGTGGCGGCGGTGCCGGGCGTCGTGGGCGTCGCGGCATCGGGCACGCCGCTGCTCACGGGGAGCAACAACGGCGGCAACGTGCGCGTCGAGGGCTTCGCGCGCGGGCCGGACACGGACGTCAACACGCGCCTGAACAGCGTGGGCCCGGGCTTCTTCCGCACGATGGGGATCCCGCTCGTGGCGGGGCGCGAGTTCGGGGCGGGCGACCGCATCGGCGCGCCGAAGGTCGCGGTGGTGAACGAGGCGTTCGCGCGCAAGTTCAACCTCGGCCGCGACGCGGTGGGCAAGCGCCTCGCGCGCGACGACGGCACGCCCGAGGGGACGTACGACGTCGAGATCGTGGGGCTCGTGCGCGACGCGCACTACAGCGGCGTGAAGGACGCGCCGCCTCCGATCCTGTACACGCCGCAGCGGCAGGACAGCACCGTGACGGCCGCGATGTTCTACGTGCGGGTGGCGGGCGCGCCGTCGCAGGTGCTGCGCGGCATCCCGGCGGCAGTGGCGCGCGTCGACCGCAACCTGCCCGTGGCGCTGCTCAAGCCGATGGACCAGCAGGCGCGCGAGAACGTCTTCCTGGACCGGATGGTGGGCGCGCTGTCGGCGGGCTTCGCGGCGCTGGCGACGCTGCTGGCCGCGGTAGGGCTGTTCGGCGTGCTGGCGTACACGGTGGCGCAGCGCGCGCGCGAGTTCGGGGTGCGCATGGCCCTCGGCGCCGACGCGCGACGCGTGCGGGCGCTGGTGTTGGGGCAGATGGGGCGGATGGTGCTGGTGGGGAGCGTGGTCGGCGTGGCCGGCGCGCTGGCGGCGGGGCGCGCGGCGGGCTCGCTGCTCTTCGGCCTCGAGGGCCAAGACCCGACGGCGGTGGCGGCGGCGGTGCTGGTGCTCGGCGTGGTGGCGTTCGCGGCCGGCTGGGTGCCCGCGCGGCGGGCGGCGCGGGTCAGTCCGGCGGGGGCGCTGCGAGGAGAGTAG